In Citrus sinensis cultivar Valencia sweet orange chromosome 3, DVS_A1.0, whole genome shotgun sequence, the sequence CTCCGAGGTTGCTGAAGAGGCTGACAAGATGAGTTTGAGCCAGCGCTACGGTCAAGCACTTAGGGCTACCCCAAGAAGTAGGCTTTCCCGGGGTACCCCGGGTGTAcccttcatcatttttttacttaattaatctTATTGTCATACACATATATTTAACATGTCTTTCATGACCCGCAGGCATCCTTCCTCCTTAGCCACTGCCTTCCAGACCTTGACTCCCTTGTTGCCGCTCAGTCAGAGGTCGACAAGTTAAGGGGTGAGCTCCAAAGCCATCAATCTCGCGAGGATCAGCTTGCCCGAGAAGTTAAAACTTTGCAAGAACGCATTGCTGGCCTGTCGGGAGAGAAAGCTCGGGTGGAGAAGGATCGTGATGAGTTGAGGGTCACCAACGGGGATCTGTTATCCCGACAAAAGACGATGGCAGAGGATGCATTCTCACTCATCATGACGGAGGTGTGGAGTGTGGATCCGGACTTGGAGGTACCCCGGGTGCAGAAATTTATCAACAAAGCTACGATTCTGAAGACGATTGCAGAGAGGAAGAAGTCTTCCCAGGCACGGTCGGGTACCCCTTCCGGGTCGCCTAGAGTACCCCATCAGCTTCAGTCGTTGCCTGCCTTGGATGCCCCTACTTCGGCTGCTCATATTGCGGGTACCTTGGAGTCCTCTGCTAATCGCCCTCTGGAGACGGATGTTGGGGATGGCGTTCCCCCATCGATGTAGCCTTCTCAGTGTGCTCTTATTTTTTCGGATCTATCCACATTTTGCTATTTGGatcttgtttctttctttttggtttctcgggatattttgtattattggGACTTCTCTTTTGTTATGATACCATGCCCTCGAGTCCTCTTGTACTTTGCATGTTTATTATTCTGCAAATGAATGTTTGGCTAAACTGTTACCTTATAAATGTCTAGGGTACCTCtcatcatttattttgaaatgggGTACCCCTGGTACCTTAACAAATATAGCAACATCAGGCGAATTCCCCACCAATTTGGTGCATGCCCTTCTCGGAAACTATGGCGGATTCTCCACAAATaggtaattaaaatatcatcgCGACATCTCGATCAAACGTTGAAAGCGCAATTGGTCCAACCAATCACTTTCTTATTCTTTCGAAGTTCTCTCCGAATTTTTGAATAGCTTACCCCCTACTTTGCTCAAGTACGAGGACGGAGGTGTGGGTGCTCTTATACCTAAGCCGAACTTCGTGCCGCTAGGGTATACCGGTTTTTCTTCACCCTCGGGTCCTCTTTTACCCTCCCTCTCTTTGTCTAGGTAGTTTTGTCATGCTTCCGCAGAAAGGCTACCCCTGGGCTGTTCACTCCATTGCCCATCTTGGCTTTGCATAGATCGTCACGATCTAGGCATATCAAGTACCTTGGCTGGTCCTGTGATAGGTTAGTCATAATTGACAAGCGTATGGCGAGAATTGCATATAACCAGATGCAAGGGTATATTAATGGTGATAAATGAATGTAATCTGCATTCTAAAATCGAAGTggggaaaaataaagaaagaaccCACATCATATttgttgagaaagaaaatacatttataGATAACGAAAGCATTGATCAATACACGACTTAGCTTTGTTACCCTGAGGAGAATGGGAGATTGTAAGACCTcctatcattttcatttgaaaattaaagaaactcTAAAGTTGCAACTGACCAACATAGGGCATTTGGGGTACCCCATTTTGCCTACcacacaaaaaatattaaagaaagcaaataaCAGCAAAAGACTAAAGGTTGAGACACTGTCCTTTAGTAATATTTCCGTAGCATTGCAGTATTCCAGGGGTGCCTCACAATTGTGCCATCCATGTGGAGTAGCCTGTATGCACTTGTCCCAACGGGTTTGTCGATGCGGTAAGGTCCTTCCCAATTTGCCCCAAAAGTTCCTTCGCAAGGTACCCTAGTGTTCTGAGTTACCCTTCTCAAGACCAAGTCTCTTTTCTTGAAGGATCGAGGGCGTACCTTTTTTTCATATAGACCCGAAATGTGATGTTGATATATGGTCGTCCTCAATTCTGCTCTAGCCCTTTTTTCAGCCACCAAATCAAGGTTTGAAGCAACCAAGGAGGTGTTCTCGGCCTCATCAAAGTATTCAACCCTGTGAGAGGGTACCCTGATTTCCGCTGGAATCACTGCATCAACACCGAATGCGAGGGCAAATGGGGTCTCTCTAGCGGAGGTGTTTTGAGTAGTCCGGTACGCCCACAGTACCCCAGGTAGCTCGTCTACCCatgctctttttctttcttctagcTTCTTCTTAAGGATACCTTTGATAATCTTGTTAACGGCTTCGACTTGCCCATTAGATTGGGGATGGGCAGGTGTAGCAAATCGGTTGGCTATCCCCAACTCCGAACAAAAGCTTCGAAATCTTTCATTATCGAATTGCTTCCCGTTATCACTGACAATTGCATATGGGATCCCAAATCTGCAAATGAGGTTCTTCCAAATGAATTCCGTGGTTTTTCTTTCTGTGATGCTTGTTAATGGCTCTGCTTCCGcccattttgtaaaataatcaacCGCCACGATTGCGTATTTTGCTTGCCCCTTCTCGGTAGGTAACGGGCCAATGAGGTCCACTCCCTACATAGCGAAGGACCAAGGGGAAGATATAACTGTTAGCTTCTCTGGGGGTAGGTGGGGTACCCTGGCGAACCTCTGGCATTTGTCATGGCTTCGTACCATATTCTTGGCATCCTCCCGCATGGTCGGCCAGTAGTACCCCTGACGGAGAGCTTTTTGCGACAGTGATTGTGCTCCATAGTGATTGCCACAAATCCCCTCATGTATCTCCCTCATGACATACTCGGCCTCGTCGCTTCCCAAGCATCTAAGGTAAGGAAGAGTGAACCCTCTTCTGTATAGGGTACCCTGGATCAGGCAATACCGCGCGGCTTTATACTTTAATCTTCTTGCTTCACTTTTATCTGAGGGGAGGTTTCCGTCTTTGAGGTACCTTATGATAGGCTCCATCCAAAGTATCTCGTTGGATAACAATTTTACTTCCAGCGGCTCTAGGAGATCAATGCTGAGGGCGGGTATGTGTTCTGTCGTGAGGGGGCCAACTGACTGAGCTACACCAAGAGATGCCATTTTTGCCAGGGTGTCGGCTTCGTTGTTCTCCAGTTGGGGTACCCTTTCCACCTTGACCTCGCAAAATTGGGACATCAACTCTTTGATTTTTCCGAGGTACCCTTTCATGTTTTCCTCTTTCGCTTGATATTGCGCGGTAATCTGGCTTACCACCAACTGGGAGTCGCTCTTGACGTGTACCCTTTTTGCTCCCAAAGCCTTCGACATCCTCAACCCCGCTATGATGGCCTCGCACTCGGCTTCGttgtttgaagccttgaatCCAAATTGCAAGGCGTAGCATATTTTTACCTTGTTCGGGTCGATTATAATAACTCCCACACCACTTCCGTGTGAGTTAAAAGAACCGTCTACATATATTTCCCAGACTTGCCCCCCTTTATTGGTGGATGGAGTATCTGACAGGTACCTCAGATCATCTTCACCACTTGAGTCATTAGCAAATTCCGCAATGAAATCAGCGATGGCTTGGGCTTTAATCGCCGAACGAGGCTTGAAGATGATGTCGAACTCGCTTAATTCGAGGGACCATCGAAGAAGCCTTCCAGACATGTCTAACTTCTGGAGGATTTGCCGGAGGGGAAGGTTGGTGACGACTGCAATGGTGTGAACCTGAAAATATGGTCTGAGCTTCCGTGCAGAGACAACCAATGCCAAGACGATCTTTTCAGAGGTGGGGTACCTCTTTTCGGCATCAACCATAGCCTTACTAGTGTAGTAAATAGGTCGTTGTACCCCATTATCATCCTCTCGGAGTAACACAGAGCTGGTGGCATGCTCGGATACGGCGAGATACAACATAAGCACCTCTCCCGGCTCAGGTTTGGCAAGTAGTGGAGCATTCACGAGGTACCCCTTCAGTTCTTGGAAAGCCTCTTCGCAATCAGGTGTCCATTGGAGATTTTTGCCGGTCTtcaaagctttaaaaaaagGCTTACACCGGTCGGTAGCCTTGGAGATAAAGCGGCTCAGAGCAGCTACCCGGCCTGCCAAGCTTTGAACCTCCTTAATGGTGCTTGGTGATTTCATGTCAAGAACTGCGCGAATTTTATCGGGGTTGGCTTCAATCCCCCGTTGTTGTACCATGAATCCGAGAAACTTTCCCGAGGTTACCCCGAATGCACATTTTTCAGGGTTAAGCCGTATCTAGTGTCTTCTCAAAACGGTAAAGGTATCTCTGAGGTGCCCCAGGTGTTCCCCGCATGCACCGATTTGGTGATCATGTCGTCTATGTATACCTCCATGGTGCGCCCGATTtgttctttgaaaattttattcactAGCCGCTACTAGGTAGCCTCGGCATTCTTTAAACCAAACGGCATAACCTTATAACAGTATAACCCCCGGTTGGTGATGAAGGCCGTTTTCTCTTAAACGGGTTCATACATCGGGATTTGGTTGTACCCGGAGAAGGCGTCCATAAAACTAAGCATCTCATGCCCCGCTGTTGTATCAACCAGTTGGTCCACCCAAGGAAGCGGGAAGCTATCCTTGGGGCAGGACTTGTTCAAATCAGTGAAGTCCACACACATGCGCCacttttcatttgatttcttgacTAGAACAATGTTGGATACCCAATCGGGGTACACTGCTTCCCGGATAAACCTTGCTGCTAATAGGCGGTCTACCTCTTGTTCAATTGCATCGTACCTCTCTTGGTTGAAGGCGCGACGCTTCTGTTTGACCGGTTTATTATGTGGGCTGACATTGAGTTTGTGACAAGAGAGAGAAGGTGGGATATCTGGCATATCCGAGTGGGACCAAGCGAATACATCGTGGTGCTCACGTAGGAAGGTGATAAGTTTCTCTCTTTGTTCCTCCGAGAGGTTGGAGCCTACTTTCACTGTCTTTGTTGGGTCGGTGGCATAAATCGAGACTGAAATAAGGTCTTCAACTAGGGTACCCcttttttcatctttcaatATTCGGGGATCCAAAGGTGCCTCAACTTCACATCTGGGCTCCTCCTGGTCCCCGTGGGGTACCCTCGAGCTATCTCCCGTAACTGCTTCTACCCCCATTGGTGAAGACTCCAACTGTTTTCGCGGGTGGGCTACCTGAGGAGATTTTTTGAGTACTGCTCTCCGTTGTCTAGTAAGTGCTCGCTTTGAGGGGGAAGGTGTGGGCTGGCTGCCACTGGGGTATCCCTTCATTGGCAGATCGGAAGCTATTTGGTAAGTGACTTTGGAGGCCACGGAATAACATCCACGAGCTGATTGCTGGTCCCCTTTAATGGTGATAACTTCTTGGGCGGCCGAGACTTTCATGGCGAGGTAGTGCATGGATACCACCGCTTTAGTTGCTACTAAGAACGGCCTAcctaatataatattgtagGCACCCGGGTGATCtacaataagaaaatcaatcatGTGAACAACACGGTGAGGTACCTTACCAAGTGTAACGGGCAGTGTGATGATGCCTTTTAGTATAACCATATCTCCGGCGAACCCAATAAGAGGCGTAGCGTAGGGGGTGATCTTTGGTGACTCAATCAATAGTTAATCCAAGGCGCTTTTGAAAATGATGTCAACGGAGCTGCCGGTATCTACTAGAGTTCTTGCTACCTTACCAGTGGCAACCTTCAACGTAATTACGAAGGCATCGTCGTGGGGGTACGAGATGCCCTCCGCATCTTTTTCTGTAAAAATGATAGGCGGGGGATGGTGGGGTACCTTCGGTGTACCTCATTCATTAAGGTTGACTTCTCTGCCCATATTGGTGGTTATCGACAACGATCTACCATAGCCTTTGATAGCCCTCCTAGATTGGCCCGCCAAAGTCGGTCCGCCCATGATCATTCGAACATACACGCCTTTCTTATGTTCAGGGGGTGCCTCTCGTTCAGGACTGCCATCAGCTACTTGCTTGCCCTTATCCTGCTCCGCGAATTTCCGAGCTTCTCTCATGCCAGCAACAAATTCTTTGAGGTACCCGCTGAGAATCAAAGATTCAATTTTCTCTCGCAAGGTGAAACATTCAGCTGTGCTGTGACCAAAGTCCTCATGGAACTCGCAATACTTCAGGCTACGCTTCATGTTGGGGTACTTCTTCATTGGCTTAGGAGGACGGAGGAGGCCAGTATCCCGAATATGGTAGAAGATCTGCTCTAGGGATCGATTAAGTGGGTGGTAAGATTCGTACCGAGGCCTCGGTGGTAGCTCTCGCTGATCTGGTGGTGGCGATCTTGGAGGTTGGGGTACCCTTGAGGTACCCTGAGGGTTATACCCTCGCCCCCGCGGGGCAGCCTGTGGAGGGCTCCGTGGTCGAAGTACCCGCGGTATTGTGGCCTCCATCCTTTTGGGCTTCTCCTTGTTCTTTGTAACATCGGCCTTATCTTCTTGGCGCTTCAATTGACATTTCTCGTCCATCTCCACCTGCTGCAACGCCCGGGAACGAGCTTCCCCATATGAAAGTGGGcgcttcttttgaaaaaaacgCCATAACTTACCCAACTgtaaatttttctcaaaatgggtCAATGTGTATTGGTTTCCAAATGCTCCGGTTCGCAGCACCTCTTGGTGGAAACGACTCACGTACTCTGCCAAAGGTTCGGCTTCCCCTTGCTTGATAAAGGCAAGTTTGGAGGCTACCCTATCTTAAGTGGAGGCGTAGGAAAACTCTTTAGTAAATTCGGATAGCAATTGATGTAGGGAAGATATGCTACCCGCTTTCAAAGAGCGAAACCACGACTTCGCGGGGCCCgtgagtgtgtgtgtaaacATCCTACACATGGCGCTCTCATCTACACCCTTGATAAGCATTTGGTCGCGGTATAGCTCAGCATGCTCCGAGGGATCAGTGGTACTCGAGTATTGAGGTATCTGAGGCATGGCGAACGCCTCGGGGAGAGCTGCCGTCCTAATCTCCATAGTGAATGGCGATTGGTAGGTCATTGGCGTTGGGGCAGCTGTGATGTTTTGCTTCTCGGAGAGGAGCTTTACTTGGGCTTCCAGGTTCTCCATCTTTTCCACAAATTCGAGGGGTACCCTCGGTGTACTCGATGATGTCACCGCCATTTGAGAAGCCCTTTTGGCGTTTAACTTCTCACGGAGATCCTCGTGGGTACGCTTTGCATGCCTCGTACCCTGGCTGCTGCGGGAATTGCAAGAGGCGGTGGAAGGCTCGTCGCGGGAGCCTACGGTTTGAAACTTAGAACGGGTACCCGATGGCCTAGGCTTTGGCTTGCTGGCCTCGGGTACCCCTCTTTTGACCATAGCTTGGTCGTCCGTTTGAGGTGGTAGAGCTTCTAGCGTCACTGGTGGAAGTGAACTTTTTGGTGCCCGAGATCCGACTGCCCTAAGTATTGCGTGGGCAAGATCCTCAAAACGCTTGTGCGAAATAGGTTCTTCTGCTTGGCGAACACCCGTCGATTGCTTGATACCATTGCCCTTGCTGATGCGGGCTACCCTTCTTGCGGGATCACTACCTTCACTGCTGCTGTCATCTCTCATCCTTGTAGGATCCCCCATTAAACCTTCGGGAGGTACGTCGGGTGCCATGTATTAGAGTACACACAACAACTAGTTTGGTAACCGCGGAGGAGGCTTTTTGTGCGACTCCCCACATACGACGCCAATTGTTTTCAACTGATTTTGGGGTAAGAAAAGTCAAACCAAtctagaacaataaatttgttattttgaggGGAGATGGGGTACCTCACTAGTTTATTGTGTGTGGTGCGGTGTATCTGAAATTCGGGGGAGGTGAGAAAAAGGGAGAGAGTGGTAACAATGGTGGAAGGTCAGAAACAAGAGAGGTGTCCTTCCAAAATGAGCTTCACGCCTGCAAAACAGTGAAATGgaggttagaggtgaagccggggtaccccggcgttcacactctgacgctcaagttagcaaactcaagctttAATGGTAAAGAGAGCTGGCTAGCCCTctgtaaattagggtttaaggttgaagaaaacctattttttggagtgtgaGTGTTAATGGTGAGTGAGAGCCCCCCGGAAAATGAAACCTAGGCGcctttatatatggagtacctCAGCTGACACGTGGCGTACCCTTTTTGGCTAACGTCTTTTTacctctttataattttttgggcCATTATCTGCATGTTCGCGGCGTATCTCATCTTTTGGAAACGTGGCGCGTGCTGGAGAGTGGTCCGGGGTACCTCTGCAGTAGCTGTCGAGTAGGCGGCTGGGGACCACTGTCCTTGGGACAGtgtccttcacttttggcagAGGTAGCAGGCGGCTGTCCCCCCCTTTTGATACGACGTTCTTGATTCCTAATTctgacaaaatcaaataatatcttttaagaGGCGGAGACATTTCTCATGGAGGATATTTTCGGTGGATTCTCTTACATCCGCTTTGTCGGGTACCTCGAGTTACGTGGGGTACCCCCTATTACGCGGGGTATCCCTATTTGtatggggtacctctatttgtatGGGATACCTCATATTATATGGGGTATCTCTATTTGTGTGGGATACCTCTAATTGTGCAgggtacctctatttataCGGGATACCTCGAGTCATGTCGGGCACCTCGGATTATGCAGGGTACCTCCGATGGTGCTGAAATCATTCCATTGGTTGACACATGGCGCTCTATTacctttcttatttttccctCAAACAACTATGGAAATTAATTAGCCAGCAGTTAGCTTGCGGCTGCCATGAAAGTTGAAGTGATATATATCAATAATCAATTgatattgtaataaataatcactatCTCTAACAAATCTGAACTACTCCAGTAGTAGTtaggtattattattatttttgttggaagACTAAATTTGGTTCCTTCTGAgtgtttttgtcttttaatatatttttataaatcttaaaaaaagaaggggCTTGGGGCCGCTAtgggaaaatttttaatcgTACTCTGTActtcttgaaaattaaaactcaagTGGCCAACTAATAAAAAAGACTGCTTGAAAATAATCCAACCCTTTGGGGTTATCATAATTCCTTTCATTTATGTTCATTAAAAATCTAGATTATATcattgttatatattttaaaaatttcagatattgttttattttcatttttctattttccacGGAAGAAAAGGGTTTTCATTAGGAAACTATTACTATAACGTAacgaaaattattatataaaggtttttgaaaaaaatataataaaggaTGAGAAACATAATGATCCTCACCACTCATTGTAGTTTTGTTCAATTGGAAAGAATATGTATAGGAATTTATATCTGTGGATTAGGTTCTTTCTCGTAGAAAATTTTGCAGCACGTAACCTCTTTATAAAGAATTagtctttgtttttttaattaagactCTAATCCATCCAATGGCTTGACTGTAAACCACCTCCCTTCCGACCCATTTAGGTAACTGTTGGAGTCTTTTAGTGTGACTTGTGTGGTTCATCTAATTCCAAATATTTAGAAGTAGCAGAGAAGATCTTTTGATCAGTTTAAATAGCACCTAACActcagaaaaaataataatgataataattaatgacatATTACTTAAAGATACAACCTTAAGGCAGCTAAACAAGAAAATTGCGCCAAGTAAGTTCACCAGAAATTCTTTTGGGCCTGTGAGGACCCAGTCTCAAAATATTTACGCCCCTGCATAAAACGTAATGAAAaacataaagaaattaaaatgaacttgaaGTTGGAGTTTGTCTATGAAATTTTcagatattataataatagagAAAAAGATTCCCGTGACTTCAGTAACTCAAAAATATGTTGATGTCATGTAAGCatgtgaagaagaaaatgtacTGAAACGACAAGTTGCCTTAGTTGTTTTAGAACCAGTACTAATGGATTGAGTTTAATTAAAGTCACAGACAAACAATTGAAGACTAGGCAAGTTTTCATCTACTCCGATATAAATAGCGTTGCTTACCTTGCAACATCTCTCACCTCTCACtaaaccaataataataagttcaGAAATTGATTAAACAGAGTGAGATCCTacagctagctagctagctaatTAAACACACAATGAAAACCAGTGTTCAATTTCTTAAAGGTTTTGCTCTCTTGGTTTTAGCTTCTTCGTTGGCCTCTGCCTTTGATCCTAGTCCTCTTCAGGATATCTGTGTAGCCATCGATGAGCCCAAGAACGcaggtatatatataacatagaaaaactttaatttaatttctcattttctgtGTCTTAAGCTTGTATGTTTTTGGGGTCAAATTCaccttattaattaaatattcttaattcttCTGTGCAGTTTTTGTTAACGGGAAGTTCTGCAAGGACCCCAAGCTTGCTAAAGCTCAAGATTTCTTCTTATCAGGGCTAGACAAGCCTGGAAACACAGCAAACCGTCTTGGTTTTAGTGTGACAAATGCAAATGTTGAGCAAATTCCAGGACTCAACACCCTTGGCATATCAGCAGTCCGTATTGACTATGCACCATACGGCCAAAACCCACCTCACACGCACCCTCGTGCCACTGAGATCCTGGTGGTCCTGGAGGGAACACTTTATGTTGGTTTTGTGACATCAAACCAGCTGAATAACACACTCATTGCAAAAGTTCTGAACAAGGGAGATGTTTTTGTGTTTCCGATTGGCATGATTCACTTCCAATTCAACATCGGAAAAACAAATGCAGTTGCAATTGCTGCTCTAAGCAGCCAGTTCCCTGGTGTCATTACCATAGCAAACACGGTCTTCGGAGCCAATCCTCCGATCAATCCTGATTTTCTTGCCAAGGCGTTCCAGTTGGATGTGAATGTGGTGAAAGAACTTGAGGCTAAGTTCTGATTAAATGTGTCACTTATTTGAATAACATATTGCCATTTATGTTTCAGCTTGTTCTCATTATTGTCCTTGTTAGTTTTGATATGATAAAAAGATTCGTACGAACGTTCCTATCTCGAGTCAGCTTTGCTTCTTTTTCcaaacttattaaatattaaaataatgaatatcaatttctttttggtgaGAGTCGTtagatctctctctctctctctctctctctctatatatatatatatataatttgaaaaaattattaaatcatgtAATTGCTTAATAGTGTGTGCTACTAAATGGTTTATTAATTAACACATCTCTCCTCTAATGTCGCTAATAATCATATCAATTTCACAACCTCACCCCAATGCCTGTATTCTTCTTTAAGAGAAAATAGGATAAGGCCAAGAGGCGTAACGAGGATTTTTGTTCTCTTTGTTGAATGATGCTATGATAACCCCTTAATTATATTtcgttatctttttttttccccttcgcGAGTTGGGAGCCACAACATAGTTAAACTTAGAATCTGCTATCTTGACTGGCTAACGGTTGCACGCAACTGGAGAATCTGCTATCTTGACTGGCCCTACACAGCTACGTTGACTAATCAGTTAGGTAATCAAGTTGATTGTTCAGCGTCGAGTTTCAAGAAGCAACTGGTTTtcacttatatttatatataaactcaCTTTTCAACTGGTGGGTTTACTTTTCTCTTAACCGAATTCCTTATTCATTTCAGGACGTTGAAGTATTCTTAAAACtctcatatttgaaaaattaattcactAAATAAGATTGAAGTAAAACTGTACCtattttccttaaaaatatatatctaactgattaaaatgaaaatttatagagtataataaatgagattttttaaataaaaatttttacaaaatattttattacggtaatttttaagttataattatttaaccaCAATActaaataagacaaaaaaatttgtgtattttcTATTCAGAAAGTTAGATCtgtaaagtttatttttaaaacattaatttgaGTTGACTAAGTTTGTGATACATTATAAGTTTATGGAGAATCTATTGATCTTTGTAGATGTTCATGGACAGGTTCGAATTAAGTAGTACTTGCGAGGGTTTATCGACAACTCATCTTATGTAAAGGTT encodes:
- the LOC127900826 gene encoding uncharacterized protein LOC127900826, with product MVQQRGIEANPDKIRAVLDMKSPSTIKEVQSLAGRVAALSRFISKATDRCKPFFKALKTGKNLQWTPDCEEAFQELKGYLVNAPLLAKPEPGEVLMLYLAVSEHATSSVLLREDDNGVQRPIYYTSKAMVDAEKRYPTSEKIVLALVVSARKLRPYFQVHTIAVVTNLPLRQILQKLDMSGRLLRWSLELSEFDIIFKPRSAIKAQAIADFIAEFANDSSGEDDLRYLSDTPSTNKGGQVWEIYVDGSFNSHGSGVGVIIIDPNKVKICYALQFGFKASNNEAECEAIIAGLRMSKALGAKRVHVKSDSQLVVSQITAQYQAKEENMKGYLGKIKELMSQFCEVKVERVPQLENNEADTLAKMASLGVAQSVGPLTTEHIPALSIDLLEPLEVKLLSNEILWMEPIIRYLKDGNLPSDKSEARRLKYKAARYCLIQGTLYRRGFTLPYLRCLGSDEAEYVMREIHEGICGNHYGAQSLSQKALRQGYYWPTMREDAKNMGVDLIGPLPTEKGQAKYAIVAVDYFTKWAEAEPLTSITERKTTEFIWKNLICRFGIPYAIVSDNGKQFDNERFRSFCSELGIANRFATPAHPQSNGQVEAVNKIIKGILKKKLEERKRAWVDELPGVLWAYRTTQNTSARETPFALAFGVDAVIPAEIRVPSHRVEYFDEAENTSLVASNLDLVAEKRARAELRTTIYQHHISGLYEKKVRPRSFKKRDLVLRRVTQNTRVPCEGTFGANWEGPYRIDKPVGTSAYRLLHMDGTIVRHPWNTAMLRKYY
- the LOC102619511 gene encoding germin-like protein subfamily 1 member 17, yielding MKTSVQFLKGFALLVLASSLASAFDPSPLQDICVAIDEPKNAVFVNGKFCKDPKLAKAQDFFLSGLDKPGNTANRLGFSVTNANVEQIPGLNTLGISAVRIDYAPYGQNPPHTHPRATEILVVLEGTLYVGFVTSNQLNNTLIAKVLNKGDVFVFPIGMIHFQFNIGKTNAVAIAALSSQFPGVITIANTVFGANPPINPDFLAKAFQLDVNVVKELEAKF